One window of the Nocardia terpenica genome contains the following:
- a CDS encoding heat shock protein transcriptional repressor HspR, with product MNGDPKRSQSGATEFFMISVAAQLAGMHAQTLRTYDRLGLVTPQRTSGGGRRYSTRDVELLREVQRLSQDEGVNLAGIKRIIELTNQVEELQERLRDLTAEVERLRAGYRPDLTPPQRSTALVVWQPRHKRR from the coding sequence ATGAACGGTGATCCGAAGAGGTCGCAGAGCGGCGCCACCGAGTTCTTCATGATCTCGGTGGCCGCCCAGCTGGCCGGTATGCACGCGCAGACCCTGCGCACCTACGACCGGCTGGGTTTGGTTACGCCGCAACGCACCTCGGGTGGCGGACGACGCTACTCGACCCGGGACGTGGAGCTGCTGCGCGAGGTGCAGCGGCTGTCCCAGGACGAGGGCGTCAACCTGGCCGGCATCAAGCGGATCATCGAACTCACCAACCAGGTCGAGGAGCTGCAGGAGCGGCTGCGCGACCTGACGGCGGAGGTCGAGCGCCTGCGCGCCGGCTACCGGCCGGACCTCACCCCACCCCAGCGCAGCACCGCGCTGGTGGTGTGGCAGCCGCGCCACAAACGCCGATAG
- a CDS encoding globin domain-containing protein, producing MDSRTVALIRTTFKAVAAEDGGPEKLARSFYAILFTEHPFVRDFFPAALDSQRDRLVKAIAYVVDRLEEPDQLLPFLAQLGRDHRKYGVSTEHYAAVGKSLHAALRAYAGTELWTDEVERAWNEAIGVIAETMMRAADQEDTPPYWTGTVVEHRTVLHNLVVVRLQLDQAMSYAAGQYVSVQIPARPRMWRYLSPAIPANANGEIEFHIRGVSGGWVSPAMVGRTAVGDRWLLGSPLGGLGVPRNTRRKLLMIGCGTGIAPLRAQLLAMTRRRSNPKVHLFVSGHHPCDLYDLETLSNLATANRWLTVVPVTESDENPWWNYDSGDPDPEWPGLEPRRTGQIGKVVAGYGPWTDHDVQIVGPPSMVQTTKFRLMSAGLTTHNIRHDPLF from the coding sequence ATGGATTCGCGGACCGTCGCATTGATCAGAACAACGTTCAAGGCGGTTGCTGCGGAGGACGGGGGACCGGAGAAGCTCGCTCGGTCGTTCTACGCCATTCTGTTCACCGAGCATCCGTTCGTGCGCGACTTCTTCCCGGCGGCCCTCGACTCGCAGCGGGACCGGCTCGTCAAGGCCATCGCCTACGTGGTCGACCGGCTGGAGGAGCCCGACCAGCTCCTCCCGTTCCTCGCCCAGCTGGGGCGCGACCATCGCAAGTACGGGGTGTCGACGGAACACTATGCGGCGGTGGGTAAGTCGCTGCATGCCGCGCTGCGCGCCTACGCGGGCACTGAGCTGTGGACCGACGAGGTGGAGCGGGCCTGGAACGAGGCCATCGGCGTCATCGCCGAGACCATGATGCGCGCCGCCGACCAGGAGGACACGCCCCCGTACTGGACCGGCACGGTCGTCGAGCATCGCACGGTGCTACACAATCTCGTCGTGGTGCGACTACAGCTGGACCAGGCGATGTCGTACGCGGCGGGGCAGTACGTGAGCGTGCAGATCCCCGCCCGGCCCCGGATGTGGCGCTACCTGTCCCCGGCCATCCCCGCGAATGCCAACGGGGAGATCGAATTTCACATCCGCGGCGTCAGCGGCGGCTGGGTCAGCCCGGCCATGGTCGGGCGCACCGCGGTGGGTGACCGGTGGCTGCTGGGCTCGCCGCTCGGCGGGCTCGGCGTCCCCCGCAACACCCGGCGCAAGCTGCTGATGATCGGCTGCGGCACCGGAATCGCCCCGCTGCGCGCGCAACTGCTGGCCATGACCCGGCGCCGCTCGAACCCGAAGGTGCACCTGTTCGTGAGCGGCCACCACCCGTGCGACCTCTACGACCTGGAGACGCTCAGCAACCTGGCCACCGCCAACCGCTGGCTCACCGTCGTCCCCGTCACCGAGAGCGACGAAAACCCTTGGTGGAACTACGATTCCGGCGACCCGGACCCGGAATGGCCGGGCCTGGAGCCGCGCCGCACCGGCCAGATCGGCAAGGTGGTCGCCGGATACGGCCCCTGGACCGACCACGACGTCCAGATCGTCGGCCCCCCCTCCATGGTCCAAACCACCAAGTTCCGCCTCATGTCCGCGGGCCTGACCACCCACAACATCCGCCACGACCCACTGTTCTAG